A region of the Arachis hypogaea cultivar Tifrunner chromosome 15, arahy.Tifrunner.gnm2.J5K5, whole genome shotgun sequence genome:
GAATcctgacttgtgcgtacgcacaagtacctgtgcgtacgcacaagtacctgtgcgtacgcacaagtacctgtgcgtatgcccacttagacttatgtccactatagcaaattgcatatcattttgaatccccggacgttagcttttcaatgaCACTGAAACCGCCtcttttggacctctgtagctcaagttatgaccaatttagtacagagaggtTAGGACTGGCaactttccaaatccttcatttcttgaattcttcccttttgcatgctcttttcctcacttcttaaacccatacttgccttggaaacttggaaatcacttaacaaatacatcaaggcaccaaatgagattaaagtgaataaaattgactaaattaagtacaaaagaacatgttttcactttcaagcacaatttaggaagaaatcccaaaagctatttaggtgaataaatgtgggtttatgtgatggaatccacttaaatcaaaccaaaatatatcgtaaaatatggattcatcagttgggttgcctcccaacaagtgcttctttaccgtTATTAGCTTGACGGACAGCTCCTTTACGGAGGTAGATAACGGCTCAGATCCTCATGCCTCATGGTGAACTTTCTTCATGTGCTCTCATGAATGAGCTTCACATGCTTTAGAGACAGGATCATGTTCACTGTGTGTGGAATGATTGAACTCTTAGTGAAGACAAATTTCATGCTAAGTGAGAGGTCTACAgttgggatcttcttgttcctccaactTCTGGGTACCTTCTTCTTAGTACCTCCTTCCTCAGTAGTTAATGATggatgcccaacaccaaacttagaattaatgTCTGGGGTTCTGTATAACTTTGTACTGAGAGAGAAGGTTGGAACTCTAAGTATTGTACAATGGTACCTCCTTTGTCAGAGGGAGACTGAGGGTTGgggatcttgaacaagatgtgatcctcccacAACCTCAGAACTAGATTTCCTCTTTCCACATCTATCAAGGCCTTatcagtggctaggaaaggccttccaaggatgatggagtcATCTCTATCCTCCCCAGTCTCTAGGATCACAAAATCCGCAGggaggtaaaggtcttcaaccttcccAAGGACATCTTCCACCATGCCATATGCCCTTTTCAAGGACTtttctgccatctccaatgagatctTGGCAGGTTGTACGTCTTGAATTCCCAGCCTCTTCATCACAAGGAGAGGCATAAGATTGATGCTTGAGCCAAGGTCGCATAATGCCTTCTCAAAGGTGATGGTCCCTATAGTGCAGGGAATCAGGAAGCTTCCGGGATCAGGCAGCTTTTGGGGGAGCTTCTTTTGGACTAAGGCACTGTACTCCTTGGTCAGCACCACAGTCCCATCTCCCCTCAGAGCTTTTTTTCAGAGATCATGCTCTTCAAAAGCGCCATGGAAGGAGGTTTCTTCTCCAACACCAACGCATAAGAGGAATTGGCCTTTAGCTTCCTGAGGATTGCCAAGAACCGAGCAATTTACTCCTCTTTAGGCTCTTCTCTCTGCAAAGGGGCGTGCAAGGTAACATTTCTAGGCTCCTCATGAGCCCAGATCTCCTTCAGTTCCTCAGTAGCAAGCTCATCTTTAGGTTCGACCTCGGCTTCCACAGtgagggccttgcactcttccttcGGATTTACTTTCGTGTTACTGGGAAGAGTGTTGGAGGGGATCTCTGGGATCCTCTTGCTTAGCTGACCAACCTGTATCTCCAAGTTCCTGATGGATGACCTAGTTTCTACCATAAAACTGTGAATGGTCTTGGAGAGGTTAGAGACTATAGTAGCCAGGCCAGAGAAGCTCTGTGTGGCAGTCTCCGTCTGCTATTGAGAGGGTTGGaatggtctgttgttgaaccggTTCTGGTTCATTCCACcctgattattattgaagccttgttgaggcttttgctgATTTCTCCTCCCAAAGTTATGGTAGTTCCTCCATCCCTGATTTAAAGTATTTGAATAAGGATTGTTGTTGGAGTTTAGTGAGGGGTTTTCCATGtagttcacctcctccatggtggtccAGGTGTTGTCACCAGTGTCCACCTCATAAGATGTCTATGGATAGTAAGCAGCTGAGCTCTGCGCCCCACTTAAGTGTTGAGAGATAATATTGATCTGTTGGGAcatgagcttgttctgagccaggATGGCATCCAGAGTGTCTACTTCCAAGACTCCTCTCTTCTGAACTACCCTATTGTTCATagggtttctctcagaagtatacatgtaTTGGTTGTTGGCAACCATGTCTATGAGCTcctgtgcctcttcaggcgtcttcttcatgtGAAGGgagccaccagcagagtggtccaatgacatcttggacatctcagagaggccatcatagaagatttcTAACATGGTCCACTCTGAgatcatgtcaggaggacatctcctgatcagttgcttgtatctttcccaagtttcatagagggattcaccctctttctgtctgatggtttgaacttccaccctaagcttgctcagcttctaaggtggaaagaacttggtcaaaaATCCATTGACCACCTTCTTCCAGGTGGCTAGGCTTTTTTTGGGctgggaatctagccataaccttgctctgtctcttacagcaaagggaaagagcatgagcttgtagacctcTGGAGCTACTCTATTAGTATTGACATTGTCAAAGATCTACAGGAAGTCAGAGATAAATTTGTTGGGATCTTCCTGTGGGAGTCCATGAAATTGGCAATTCTGTTGTactagagtgaccagttgaggcttcagcttaAAGTTGTTTGCACTAATGGTAGGTATGGAGATGCTGCACCTATAAAAGTCAGAATTGGGTGTAGTATAAGATCCAAGGACATTTCTTACGTCTCCTCTAGCTTCTGGATTAACTGCCATTATTGTATCTTCAGCTTCTTGCCCAAGAGCTTCTGTGAGGCTCCTTCCTGCTCTTTGAGTTTGCTGCAGATGCCTCCTtaaagtcctctcaggttcaggatcaggatcaaaAAAGGCTTCTCTatccctattcctgctcataaacaaaaaaaagaatccaagaagagaaaaagaaaggagtctccatgtcagagtatagagagcGCCTTATGAGAGActtagataaagagaaaaagaaaatacaggTGTCTTTTGTTTAAAgggaattggtgcacgaaattgtaaatcacacttttcacaactcgtaccactaaccagcaagtgcactgggtcgtccaagtaataccttacgtgagtaagggtcgaatcccacggagattgttggtttgaagcaatctatggttaacttgcaattcttagtcaggaagtcaattatatttatcagttgaattgcgaacaaacaagagagcatagattaaaggttacttgttatgcagtaatggaggatatgttggagttttggagatgctttgtcttcagaatctctgctttcctctgtcttctgattcacgcatgcacgtcctcctatggcaagctgtgtgtaggtggatcaccgttgtcaatggctaccatccatccttccagtgaaaagggtccaagtgcgctgtcaccgcacggctaatcatctgcaggttctcagtcgtaccggaataggatttactatccttttgcgtctgtcactacacccagcactcgcgagtttgaagttcgtcacagctatccaatcccagaatcctactcggaataccacagacaaggtttagactttccggattctcatgaacgccgccatcaatctagcttataccacggagattctgattaaggaatctaagagatattcattcaatctgatgtagaacggaggtgattgtcagacacacattcatggattgaggaaggtgatgagtgtcactgatcatcaccttctccatagttaggcgcgaatgcattaattcatcgagacacagcagagctcctcaccctcaacattggagtttagagactcatgccgtcaaagagtacaaagttcagatctaaaatgtcatgagatgctaaataagtttctaaaagttgtttaaatactaaactagtagcctaggtttacaaaaagtgagtagactatgacagatggtgcagagatccacttttggggcccacttggtgtgtgctggggctgagacttaaacaattcacgtgcataaggctgttttgggtgttcaacgccaggtttggatccatttctggcgttgaactccaacttttaatccttttctggcgctggacgccagaattgggcagagaactggcgttgaacgccagtttacgtcgtctattcttgagcaaagtatgaactattatatattgctggaaagccctggatgtctactttccaacgcaattagaagcgtaccatttcgagttctgtagctccagaaaattcagtttgagtgcaaggaggtcagaatccaacagcatcagcagtcctttttcagcctgaatcagatttttgctcagcttcctcaatttcagccagaaaaatacctgaaattatagaaaaacacacaactcatagtaaagtccagaaatatgaatttttcctaaaatctaatggaaataaactaaaaactaactagaatatactaaaaactatatgaaattaaccccaaaaaagcgtataaaatatccgctcatcacaacaccaaacttaaactgttgcttgtcctcaagtaactagacaaataaaatagaagactaataggttgagaggcaataatatctcagagttttgagtgaagctcagattctaattagatgagcgggactagtatctttttgcttccgaacagttttggcatctcactttttccattgaagctcagagtgattggtatctataggaacttagaattcagatagtgttattgattctcctatttcagtatgatgattcttgaacacagctatttcatgagtcttggccgtggccctaagcactttgttttccagtattaccaccggatacataaatgccacagacacataatgggtgaaccttttagattgtgactcagctttgctaaagtccccaattagaggtgtccagagttcttaagcacactcttctttctgctttggacct
Encoded here:
- the LOC140179266 gene encoding uncharacterized protein: MAEKSLKRAYGMVEDVLGKVEDLYLPADFVILETGEDRDDSIILGRPFLATDKALIDVERGNLVLRLWEDHILFKIPNPQSPSDKGALRIETETPEMENRTPWGEPLTGVERQKGKGARRSMPIEEY